The following coding sequences lie in one Sorghum bicolor cultivar BTx623 chromosome 6, Sorghum_bicolor_NCBIv3, whole genome shotgun sequence genomic window:
- the LOC8066790 gene encoding peroxisome biogenesis protein 6, producing MVEMRQRRKPLVLASTQALLDSLPGDRPPPPPLEPVCLRTGVLRFPSGPGAGAEFGELASFVALPASALRRLTVVTGTPVLVKNTDNNVGRIVKAVLFDDMSLRKSHSEYTDQVVSASPSDRAMGFLPCRMFPATGLASMDEVVAYVSPLLAFNLGLHVSCLKLLIQRGGQPFKFCSRAEEIDATAGAGSDLSLHLDLLPCPQVPKYALHLRVSVVRIPDCGVLASLKINSSFGGSDYQDMVDQALNEYFKFDRFLARGDVFCIQNSWNCGSSCCLACNKQDNKLHPRNMIYFKVTGMEPSDEPILRVNCNETALVLGGAASAAIPPYSFFAASGNSVPLQSEIVEHLASIIAPALCPSDILPKIKFSTFLYGPSGCGKRTVVRHVANHLGLHVVECSCHDLMTSSESGAPAALATAFKEAQKYSPCIILLRHFDAIGNASSNEGPQSEQSGIASSIESIIKQYTGQCWVAKDSLPGKDVNGSSYLVEPGCVSSLQIILVATADSSEGMQQSIRRCFRHEIDMKTMNEEQRNKLISEMLQGIPKVADESIGDKFVKDLAAQTSGFMPRDILALVADAGVSFAHKIAAGKDSKGISKHEILPESSSATQNEEKHFCKEDIMSSMERAKKRNRAALGTPKVPNVKWEDVGGLEEVKKVILDTIQLPLMYKHLFSSKLRKRSGVLLYGPPGTGKTLLAKAVATECSLNFLSVKGPELINMYVGESEKNVRDIFEKARSARPCVIFFDELDSLAPARGSSADSGGVMDRVVSQLLVEIDGLSDNSQDLFIIGATNRPDLLDSALLRPGRFDKLLYVGVNTDASYRERILKAQTRKYKLHKNVSLLSVAQRCPPNFTGADIYALCADAWFHAAKRSVKTFEIDPSRSNDASAEEVIVEIDDFITVLGDIAPSLSLEELQNYEQLRQKIEGPSR from the exons GTGCTTGTCAAGAATACTGACAATAATGTTGGGAGGATTGTCAAAGCAGTATTGTTTGATGACATGTCCCTTCGCAAGTCCCACTCAGAATATACTGATCAAGTGGTCTCTGCTTCTCCTTCTGATCGTGCAATGGGCTTCTTACCTTGTCGCATGTTCCCTGCTACTGGTTTGGCATCCATGGATGAAGTTGTTGCTTATGTCAGCCCACTTTTGGCATTCAACTTGGGGTTGCATGTTTCTTGCCTCAAGCTTCTTATTCAAAGAGGAGGGCAGCCTTTCAAGTTCTGTTCTCGAGCTGAAGAGATTGATGCAACTGCTGGTGCTGGAAGTGATCTTTCTCTTCACTTAGACCTTCTTCCATGCCCTCAAGTGCCTAAATATGCGTTGCATTTACGAGTTTCTGTTGTGAGGATTCCTGATTGTGGTGTGCTTGCTTCTTTAAAGATAAATTCATCCTTTGGAGGAAGTGACTACCAAGACATGGTAGATCAAGCTTTGAACGAGTACTTTAAGTTTGATAGGTTCCTAGCAAGAGGAGATGTTTTTTGTATACAAAACAGTTGGAACTGTGGCTCAAGCTGCTGCCTGGCATGCAATAAGCAGGATAATAAACTGCATCCCCGTAATATGATCTACTTTAAG GTGACTGGCATGGAACCATCAGATGAACCTATACTTCGTGTTAATTGCAATGAAACAGCCCTTGTGCTTGGTGGAGCTGCTTCTGCCGCAATCCCCCCTTATTCCTTCTTTGCTGCTTCTGGTAATTCAGTACCTTTGCAAAGTGAAATAGTGGAGCAtttagcatctatcattgcgCCAGCATTGTGCCCTTCGGATATTTTACCAAAAATCAAGTTTTCTACTTTTTTATATGGCCCGTCAG GATGCGGAAAGCGCACAGTGGTTCGGCATGTTGCTAACCATCTTGGTCTGCATGTGGTCGAGTGTAGCTGTCACGATCTAATGACGTCATCAGAAAGTGGGGCACCTGCTGCACTTGCAACTGCCTTCAAAGAAGCTCAGAA GTATTCTCCTTGTATAATACTTCTTCGCCACTTTGATGCAATTGGGAATGCATCCTCCAACGAAGGTCCACAGTCTGAGCAATCTGGGATTGCATCGAGCATTGAATCTATCATTAAGCAGTACACTGGACAATGTTGGGTTGCTAAGGATTCACTGCCAGGGAAAGATGTAAATGGGAGCTCA TACCTTGTGGAGCCTGGATGTGTGAGCTCCCTTCAAATTATACTAGTTGCAACTGCAGACAGTTCTGAAGGAATGCAACAGTCAATTAGAAGATGCTTCCGCCATGAGATCGACATGAAGACTATGAATGAAGAACAGAGAAACAAATTGATATCTGAGATGCTTCAAGGCATTCCTAAAGTTGCTGATGAG AGTATTGGTGACAAGTTTGTAAAAGATTTAGCAGCGCAAACGTCAGGTTTCATGCCCAGGGACATACTTGCACTGGTCGCAGATGCTGGTGTGTCTTTTGCGCATAAAATTGCAGCAGGGAAAGATAGCAAAGGAATCAGTAAGCATGAGATCCTTCCAGAAAGCTCTTCTGCCACTCAAAATGAGGAAAAACATTTCTGCAAAGAAGATATTATGTCTTCCATGGAACGAGCCAAGAAAAGGAATCGTGCTGCGCTAGGCACACCCAAA GTTCCTAATGTCAAATGGGAGGATGTTGGTGGGCTAGAGGAAGTGAAAAAGGTTATTCTAGATACTATTCAG TTGCCTCTGATGTACAAGCACCTGTTTTCTTCTAAATTGCGCAAGCGATCAGGTGTCCTGCTATATGGACCTCCAGGAACAGGGAAG ACCTTACTCGCGAAAGCAGTAGCAACTGAATGCTCATTGAACTTTCTTAGCGTGAAAGGTCCAGAACTGATAAACATGTATGTTGGAGAATCAGAGAAGAATGTTCGGGATATTTTTGAAAAG GCTAGATCTGCACGCCCATGTGTCATTTTCTTTGATGAGCTTGATTCCCTTGCCCCTGCACGAGGATCCTCAGCAGATTCTGGCGGTGTTATGGACAGGGTTGTTTCCCAG TTACTTGTGGAGATCGATGGGTTGAGTGATAACAGCCAG gaccttttcaTTATTGGGGCTACCAATAGGCCTGACCTTCTTGATTCTGCCCTTCTTCGCCCTGGTCGGTTTGACAAGCTCCTTTATGTCGGCGTAAATACTGATGCATCATACAGGGAAAG GATCCTTAAAGCACAGACGCGCAAGTATAAGCTTCACAAGAATGTTTCTCTTTTGTCAGTTGCTCAGCGTTGTCCACCAAACTTTACTGGTGCTGATATTTATGCGCTGTGTGCGGATGCATGGTTTCACGCAGCAAAGCGATCA GTTAAGACATTTGAAATTGATCCTTCAAGAAGTAATGATGCCAGTGCTGAGGAAGTCATTGTCGAGATCGATGATTTTATTACA GTGTTAGGAGACATCGCACCATCACTATCTCTGGAGGAGCTACAAAACTACGAACAGTTGAGGCAGAAGATTGAAGGACCTTCTAGATGA